ATAAGGATTGGAAACTATATGGAACTTGGAGTTTGAATGCTCAAGGCAACGAAAAACAAAAAGGATACGAATATAACGGTAAGCTGTACTATCCTCCGAAAGGAACACAATGGAAAACTTCATATCCAGAAGGACTAGATATTCTTAAAAATAAAAATAGATTACAAGTTGAAGGAGACACTTTACGTGTAAAAATATATTTCGAAGATTTTCCAATAATGTCAATAAATAATTTGTGGGATAGTATTGGGGCTGCTAGTGATAAAATTTATATTGTTCAAACTGCAAACGAAATAATTCAACGTTGTATGCTCATGACTACTGACCCAGGTGACCTGATCTTTGACCCGACCTGCGGCTCCGGCACCACTGCCTATGTAGCTGAGCAGTGGGGACGCCGCTGGATTACTTGCGACACTTCCCGTGTGGCCATTGCGCTGGCCAAGCAGCGCTTAATTACGGCAGTTTTCGATTATTATCAGCTTGCCAGACCAGAAGAAGGGGTGGGAAGCGGATTCAAGTATAAAACTGTGCCTCACATTACTCTTAAATCCATCATCAATAATGATCCGCCTGCGGAAGAAACCCTATATGATCAACCTTACATTGACAGTAAAAAAGTACGTGTCACAGGACCATTTACAGTAGAAGCTGTACCTGCGCCTACCGTCAAATCACTGGATGATGTTGGCGAAGAAGAAGGAGCGTCTGACATGTCGGTTGCTCGCTCAGGCGAAACTTTGCGGCAGGCCGAGTGGCGTCAGGAACTGCTGCGCACCGGCATCAGGGCTAAGAATGGCCAGTGCATCGAGTTTTCGCGTGTAGAGCCTTTCCAGGGGACAAGGTGGATCCAGGCTGAGGGAGAAACAAAAGAAGATGTGCCCAAGAGGGTGCTGATTTCCTTCGGCCCGGAGTATGCGCCATTAGAACAAAAACAGGTGGAGCAAGCATGGCAGGAAGCCAGGATGTTCCGTCCTGATATACTGTTGTTTTGTGCTTTCCAGTTTGATGAGGAGGCGGCAAAGGATATCGACGAGTTAAAACCGGAAATTGCCGGTATGCAGCTTTTGAAGGTGCAGATGAATGCCGATCTGTTTACCGAGGACCTGAAAAAGAAACGTTCCGGGAACGACAGCTTCTGGTTGATCGGTCAGCCGGATGTAAAGGTCAGGAGAATAAACAAAGGAGACGACAAAGGCAAATACCAGGTTGAAGTGCTGGGTTTTGATTACTATAATCCTAAAACTGGCAATGTGGAATCGGGAAGCAAAAACAATATTGCCATGTGGATGCTGGACACCAATTACGACGGACGCAGCTTATTCCCCACCCAGGTGTTTTTCCCAATGGCCGGAAGCGGCGGCGGGTGGGAAAAACTGGCCAGGAGTCTTAAGGCTGAGATTGATCCCGAAAGAATCGAGGCTTTTAGAGGAACTGTCAGCCTGCCCTTTGATGCAGGTGCTCACCGGACGGTGGCGGTAAAAATCATAGACGACAGAGGTATCGAGAGCCTGCGTGTCATCAGGCTGTAAGGAGGAAATATGTCTGGTCAGAAAGTGATTGATAAGCTTATTATTAATTCACCATACGAGGAGCCGAAGTTCTATTGGCATTATGACAGAGAAACAAGGACTTTTGAAAAACGCGAAGGTCGAAGGCCTGCAGGATATGTTGTTGCTTCCGAAAGCAGCAAGTCCTTTGACGACCCGGGTGTTTTTGTGCCCATCAAATTAGTAAACGAAATCCGTCCCAGGGTGAAAAAATGGCGGGAAGAGGGTTATCCGGGTGTTACAGGCATCACAAAGAGGCTTCTTTCCTATTGGAATGATCCGGAAGAAAGATTGGACAGGCGCTTTTTCTTCTGCCAGCTGGAAGCCATCGAAACCCTTATATGGCTTGTTGAAGCACCTGAAGCTGAAAAAGTGGGAATCCACATTCCGTCAGACGGAGGAGAATTTAGAAGGATTTGTTCTAAGATGGCCACAGGTTCGGGCAAGACCATTGTCATGTCAATGTTGATTGCCTGGCAGGTATTGAACAAGGTCTCAAATCCCCGGGATGTGAGGTTTTCCAAAAATGTTCTTGTTGTGGCACCCGGCCTAACGGTAAAAAGTAGGCTCAGTGTATTAAATCCTTCGGATATCAACAATTATTATGAAGTCTTCAATATTGTTCCTCCGGGCTTGATGGATTCTTTAAGACAGGGAAAGATTCTGATTACCAACTGGCATGCTCTTGCCTGGGAGGATGAAGAGAAGCTGAAGAAAAAGAAAAGCGTTGACAAGCGCGGAGCCAAGAGCGATGAGGCATATGTCAGGGAAGTGCTGGGGGACATGGCCAATGCACGGAACATAATCGTAATTAACGATGAGGCTCACCATGCATGGCGCGTGAACCCTGAGTTGAAAGCGAAAAGGGAGTTTAAAGATCAGGAGGCCAAGGCAACGGTCTGGATAGGCGGACTGGATCGTATACACAGGGCAAGGGGAATCCAGTGCTGTTTTGACCTTTCGGCAACGCCTTTTGCACCTTCCGGAAAAAAAGCCCAGGAAGAGGCAATTTTTGGCTGGATTGTCAGCGATTTTGGTTTAAACGATGCCATTGAATCCGGTTTGGTCAAGACGCCCAGAGTTGTCATCCGTGACGATTCTGTCAGGACATCCGAACTAAAATCAAGACTATATCACATATATATGGACCCGGACGTAAAAGACGATATCAACAGGAAGGCACAAGAAACCGAGCCTTTGCCGGACTTGATTATAAACGCTTATTATCTATTGGGAAAAGACTGGCTGGAGACAAAAAAAGAGTGGGAAGCTGCCAGTCACAAGGTACCACCGGTGATGATAACAGTCGCAAACCGAACCGAAACATCTTCAAGAATTAGACATGCCTTTTTACATAATGAAATCATGATACCGGAGTTGTGTGTTCCAGAAGGAATCCTTCAGATAGATAGCAAGGTTTTGGACGAAGCGGAGGCTTCCGATGAAGAAATCACACTTGATATGGATGGTTATGATGAAGAGGATGATAATGTTTCTTCCAAGAAGATGACAAAAAAGCTGCAAGCTGAACTACTGAGGAAAATGGTTGATACAGTTGGACAGGCCGGCAAACGGGGTGAAAAGATTCAAAATGTTATTTCAGTAGGAATGCTGTCAGAAGGTTGGGATGCAAAAACAGTAACCCATATCATGGGACTGAGGGCCTTTTCCAGCCAGCTTCTATGTGAACAGGTTGTAGGGAGAGGACTTCGCAGGGTAAGTTATGATATTGGTCCTGACGGGCTTTTTGAACCGGAATATGTTAATATTTTCGGTGTGCCTTTCACCTTCCTTCCTCACGAAGGCGGAGAAGGTACACCACCGCCACCGCCGAAGCCAAAAACAAAAATTGAGCCGGTACAGGAGAAAATGGAGCATGAAATTGTCTGGCCCAATGTTGTCAGGATTGATACCGTTTATAGGCCAAAATTAACACTTGATTTGGATAGGGTGGAGCCCATTGTATTGGATCCTTATGAAAGCATTACCGAAGCGGAATTAGCTGCGATTATTGCCGGCAAGCCTAATCCCGCCGTTTTATCGGATATTGACTTGAAAAGGATAGCTGAAGAAACCAGGACACAGACAATTATTTTTAAAATGGCATCAAAGATTTACAATATCGAACAACCCGCTTGGAAAGGCAGCAAGGAGCTTTTCTTAGCCCAGCTTATACGAATTGTCGGTGAGTTTATAGAATCTGATAGGATTGTCATGTTAAACGAGCGTTTTAGTGCTTCGGATGAACGGCGCAAAGTATTGATTATCCTTAATATGAATAAAATTATTCAGTATATCTGGAATGCTTTAAAAGCCGAAAACAGTGAAATGCGGGTGCCGGTATTTGACAATGTAAATCCCATACGTTCTACGTCTGATATGAGAGCATGGTATACCAGCAAACCTACCGAGTGGACAAAGAAATCTCATATAAGCCATGTAGTTGTTGACAGTACATGGGAGGCTACTGAAGCTTATATCATAGATAAGCACCCAAAGGTGAAGTCCTTTGTAAAAAATGACCATTTAGGATTTTATATTGTATATAATTACCAAGGTGTCATACGGAAATATTATCCGGATTTTATTATTAAGCTTGTAAATGGAGAGTTTTTAGTTCTTGAGGTAAAAGGAAAAGAAGATGCGATAGCTAAAACAAAGCATGCCAGCCTTGCCGAGTGGGCGGAAGCAGTAAACACGCATGGTGGATTCGGTAGGTGGAAGTGGGCAGTATCGTATACACCAGGGGATTTAGAAGCTATTTTGGATGTTTTTTAGATTGGGTAGCGTAAAAATACATGCGAATATAATTTATTGCAGGATGCTGAGATGCTACGGAATACTGCAGGGAACTTACCGATAAAGCACGCAAAAATGCAACCATCGACTGGGCGCTGAAAGAAAGTGTTAGAGCAAAGCTGATGGTGCTGGTTAGCCGGACACTGAACAAGTACGGCTATCCGCCGGACAAGCAGCAGCGCGCCGTGGAAACGGTCATGAAACAGGCGGAGAATTTGGCGGATATATGGGCTGAGGGAAATATTTACAAGACAAATCCGGCTTTCGGCCTTGCCAATGTTGCGGAAAAAAGAGAATGAGATTACTATTAAGCCATAGGAGGTGGAAACATGAGCAAAGAAAGGCTTAAAGAAAAATTTGCAGAATACAAAAAAGCGGTAAATAAACTTAAGGAAGCATTGGAAGAAGACGCATCCAATCCCTTGCTTTATGACGGGGTGATGCAGCGCTTTGAGTTTATCTATGAGTTGGCCTGGAAATTAATGAAACTATATCTTGAATCTGAAGGTATCGTAACTGTAAACTCACCACGGTTAGCTTTTAAAGAAGCCTTTGCAACAGGGATTATCACAGAAGGTGAAACCTGGATAGACATGATTAACGCCCGTAATCTGACCGTTCACACATATAACGAGCAAATAGCCAAAGAGATTTAC
This DNA window, taken from Peptococcaceae bacterium, encodes the following:
- a CDS encoding site-specific DNA-methyltransferase, coding for MVDYFSISNKRNIEQYDHKDKKRLNNPPVGLVTPQTDKETGKKKYQYDPHIDPTLQWAGKAEHTSFEVPTVSLHVHERIDPRKIIDQVRNYKQPEYTQLSLFETREENPPMREAVEFYKHRHNWSNRLIAGDSLLVMNSLLEKEGMAGKVQMIYIDPPYGIKYGSNFQPFVNQTALKSNDSDQDLTCEPEMLKAFRDTWELGIHSYLTYLRDRILLSKQLLSDEGSIFIQISDENVHRIRLVLDEVFGAGNFVSMISIKKASVMFAKKLLNSACFYLLWYAKDIEKIKYRQLYIEKDYQWFADNAGSHLWIEEPNTGEGKRVAPTERKDINKFLKEYKDWKLYGTWSLNAQGNEKQKGYEYNGKLYYPPKGTQWKTSYPEGLDILKNKNRLQVEGDTLRVKIYFEDFPIMSINNLWDSIGAASDKIYIVQTANEIIQRCMLMTTDPGDLIFDPTCGSGTTAYVAEQWGRRWITCDTSRVAIALAKQRLITAVFDYYQLARPEEGVGSGFKYKTVPHITLKSIINNDPPAEETLYDQPYIDSKKVRVTGPFTVEAVPAPTVKSLDDVGEEEGASDMSVARSGETLRQAEWRQELLRTGIRAKNGQCIEFSRVEPFQGTRWIQAEGETKEDVPKRVLISFGPEYAPLEQKQVEQAWQEARMFRPDILLFCAFQFDEEAAKDIDELKPEIAGMQLLKVQMNADLFTEDLKKKRSGNDSFWLIGQPDVKVRRINKGDDKGKYQVEVLGFDYYNPKTGNVESGSKNNIAMWMLDTNYDGRSLFPTQVFFPMAGSGGGWEKLARSLKAEIDPERIEAFRGTVSLPFDAGAHRTVAVKIIDDRGIESLRVIRL
- a CDS encoding DEAD/DEAH box helicase family protein, translated to MSGQKVIDKLIINSPYEEPKFYWHYDRETRTFEKREGRRPAGYVVASESSKSFDDPGVFVPIKLVNEIRPRVKKWREEGYPGVTGITKRLLSYWNDPEERLDRRFFFCQLEAIETLIWLVEAPEAEKVGIHIPSDGGEFRRICSKMATGSGKTIVMSMLIAWQVLNKVSNPRDVRFSKNVLVVAPGLTVKSRLSVLNPSDINNYYEVFNIVPPGLMDSLRQGKILITNWHALAWEDEEKLKKKKSVDKRGAKSDEAYVREVLGDMANARNIIVINDEAHHAWRVNPELKAKREFKDQEAKATVWIGGLDRIHRARGIQCCFDLSATPFAPSGKKAQEEAIFGWIVSDFGLNDAIESGLVKTPRVVIRDDSVRTSELKSRLYHIYMDPDVKDDINRKAQETEPLPDLIINAYYLLGKDWLETKKEWEAASHKVPPVMITVANRTETSSRIRHAFLHNEIMIPELCVPEGILQIDSKVLDEAEASDEEITLDMDGYDEEDDNVSSKKMTKKLQAELLRKMVDTVGQAGKRGEKIQNVISVGMLSEGWDAKTVTHIMGLRAFSSQLLCEQVVGRGLRRVSYDIGPDGLFEPEYVNIFGVPFTFLPHEGGEGTPPPPPKPKTKIEPVQEKMEHEIVWPNVVRIDTVYRPKLTLDLDRVEPIVLDPYESITEAELAAIIAGKPNPAVLSDIDLKRIAEETRTQTIIFKMASKIYNIEQPAWKGSKELFLAQLIRIVGEFIESDRIVMLNERFSASDERRKVLIILNMNKIIQYIWNALKAENSEMRVPVFDNVNPIRSTSDMRAWYTSKPTEWTKKSHISHVVVDSTWEATEAYIIDKHPKVKSFVKNDHLGFYIVYNYQGVIRKYYPDFIIKLVNGEFLVLEVKGKEDAIAKTKHASLAEWAEAVNTHGGFGRWKWAVSYTPGDLEAILDVF
- a CDS encoding nucleotidyltransferase substrate binding protein yields the protein MSKERLKEKFAEYKKAVNKLKEALEEDASNPLLYDGVMQRFEFIYELAWKLMKLYLESEGIVTVNSPRLAFKEAFATGIITEGETWIDMINARNLTVHTYNEQIAKEIYDKVKDKYHPVFLAFADKMEEKIK